In a genomic window of Acidobacteriota bacterium:
- a CDS encoding M48 family metalloprotease, producing MLRRFNFRKATAVLMLILFPVYSPLSLLLAGSGKQEAAPSAEDLRQYLDRSYLELFRNAPEWNFPQRPLEELEERLEDEKDREKDRLEDEKDRIEDEIDNAQEQLEDMNRNTEETPQASEKRHRLHCKIQHLRKELNEIELALDQGLDVRYDNKKAKVKVLREWPEEYRQLQAKIESGEVVERKFSAFRDIGFRSGPFENQKEDVETGREAIQRLKERDLLPPEVEDSEVMSYMNDLANRIARHSDLRVPLKLHVLKSEEINAFALPGGFLFINSGLITKAEKESELAGVVAHEIAHAAARHGNRLMSDAQIANIILQAAQVAALVLTGGASSIATYYALQYGFVGLGLVLNLTLLGVSRDFEEEADILGTQYLWDAGYDTSGFVSFFSRIAQEEGYITGLSWFRTHPPFYKRMSVTFREMTILPDKQEVIVDRPAFHEMKERLGQIIEEMSEQDKDAPTLKRVYNCPQMEDESESEAVSTTGAC from the coding sequence ATGTTACGTAGATTCAATTTCAGAAAAGCGACAGCCGTCCTGATGCTCATCCTCTTTCCCGTCTACAGCCCGCTTTCCCTGTTGTTGGCGGGCTCGGGAAAGCAAGAGGCCGCCCCTTCGGCGGAGGACCTGCGCCAGTATCTGGACCGGTCTTACCTCGAACTCTTCAGGAATGCGCCTGAATGGAACTTCCCTCAGCGCCCGCTGGAGGAACTCGAAGAGCGGTTGGAAGATGAAAAGGACCGCGAAAAAGACCGCCTCGAAGACGAAAAGGACCGCATCGAGGACGAGATCGACAACGCTCAAGAGCAGCTTGAGGACATGAACCGCAACACCGAGGAGACGCCGCAGGCTTCCGAAAAACGGCACCGGCTGCACTGCAAGATTCAGCATCTGCGCAAGGAACTCAACGAGATCGAATTAGCCCTCGACCAAGGCTTGGACGTCAGATACGACAACAAAAAAGCCAAGGTCAAGGTCCTCAGGGAATGGCCCGAGGAGTACCGCCAACTTCAAGCCAAGATCGAAAGCGGCGAGGTCGTGGAACGCAAGTTTTCCGCCTTCCGCGACATCGGTTTCCGCTCCGGGCCTTTCGAGAACCAGAAAGAGGACGTCGAGACCGGCCGCGAAGCGATTCAGCGGCTTAAAGAACGCGACCTTCTGCCGCCTGAAGTGGAAGATTCCGAGGTCATGTCCTACATGAACGACCTGGCCAACCGCATAGCCCGCCATTCCGACTTGCGCGTCCCCCTCAAGCTGCACGTGCTGAAGAGCGAAGAGATCAATGCCTTCGCCCTGCCCGGCGGCTTCCTCTTCATCAACAGCGGACTGATCACGAAGGCCGAAAAGGAGTCCGAATTGGCCGGCGTGGTGGCCCATGAGATCGCCCACGCCGCGGCTCGTCACGGAAACCGTCTCATGTCGGACGCGCAGATCGCCAACATCATCCTGCAGGCCGCCCAGGTGGCCGCCCTGGTTCTGACCGGAGGAGCCTCCTCCATCGCCACCTATTACGCGCTCCAGTACGGATTCGTGGGTTTGGGGTTGGTTCTCAACCTGACGCTGCTGGGAGTCTCCAGAGACTTCGAGGAGGAGGCCGACATACTGGGCACCCAGTACCTGTGGGACGCCGGCTATGACACCTCTGGATTTGTCAGCTTCTTCAGCCGCATCGCCCAGGAAGAAGGCTACATCACCGGCCTGAGCTGGTTCCGCACCCATCCGCCCTTTTACAAACGCATGTCGGTGACGTTCCGCGAGATGACCATCCTTCCCGACAAGCAAGAGGTCATCGTCGACCGTCCCGCCTTTCATGAAATGAAGGAACGCCTGGGGCAGATCATCGAGGAGATGAGCGAGCAGGATAAAGACGCGCCCACCCTGAAACGCGTCTACAACTGCCCCCAGATGGAAGACGAGTCCGAGTCTGAAGCGGTCAGCACCACCGGAGCCTGCTGA
- a CDS encoding sigma-70 family RNA polymerase sigma factor, whose protein sequence is MRRDLSQTRKSDTDWIEKAIERYQERLIRYAWRLLGDPEEARDVVQEVFFRLCREDPAHLNGHLAPWLYTVCRNRALDVIRTESRFRDEDKPLDQHPAGEPSPLRRLEVREGLSQVESLLEKLPRRKREVVLLKYEHGFSYRRIAAITGLSESNVGFILHTVLKDVRSKLAAPASPRPQIRSVQ, encoded by the coding sequence GTGAGAAGAGACCTCTCCCAGACACGCAAGTCCGATACTGATTGGATCGAGAAAGCGATTGAACGCTATCAAGAACGTCTGATACGTTACGCCTGGCGTTTGCTGGGAGACCCGGAGGAAGCCCGCGACGTGGTTCAGGAAGTCTTCTTCCGACTGTGCCGGGAAGACCCGGCCCACCTCAACGGGCACTTGGCTCCCTGGCTCTACACCGTCTGCCGCAACCGCGCGCTGGACGTGATTCGAACCGAGAGCCGCTTCCGGGATGAGGACAAGCCCCTCGATCAGCACCCCGCCGGCGAACCTTCCCCCTTACGCCGCCTGGAGGTGCGCGAGGGGCTGTCCCAGGTGGAAAGCCTGCTGGAGAAGCTGCCCCGCCGCAAGCGCGAGGTGGTTCTGCTCAAATACGAGCATGGATTCAGCTACCGGCGCATCGCCGCCATCACCGGGCTCTCTGAAAGCAACGTGGGTTTCATCCTTCACACCGTTCTCAAAGACGTCCGCAGCAAGCTTGCTGCGCCTGCCTCGCCTCGACCGCAGATCCGGAGTGTTCAATGA
- a CDS encoding TIM barrel protein — MNRRQFLETTAVASALPFLPSPAKMLRPIGVQLYTVRDLMKDDFEGTIRKVSQVGYQEVEFAGFFGREASQVKALLDEVGMTGPSSHVPLQRIQENLSDEMEFARTVGSRFLVVPWLGEELRTLEGFRQVCQTLNQAGRTCNEEGLRLAYHNHDFEFEPVEGKIPMDLMLEECDPDYVDIELDLFWITKAGKDPLDYFRRYPGRFKLFHVKDMDDTPQQGFTPVGQGIIDFPRIFKKIPQAGTVHYFVENDQPGDDPLADIRASYQYLRDLEF; from the coding sequence ATGAACCGACGACAATTCCTGGAAACCACCGCCGTAGCCTCGGCCCTTCCCTTCCTCCCCTCGCCGGCCAAGATGCTGCGTCCCATCGGAGTGCAGCTCTACACCGTGCGCGATCTGATGAAGGATGACTTCGAAGGGACTATCCGCAAGGTGTCCCAGGTGGGATACCAGGAAGTGGAGTTCGCCGGCTTCTTCGGCCGTGAGGCCTCCCAGGTGAAAGCCCTTCTCGATGAAGTGGGGATGACCGGCCCCTCCAGCCACGTGCCTCTGCAACGCATCCAGGAAAACCTCTCTGATGAGATGGAGTTCGCCAGGACGGTGGGAAGCCGCTTCCTCGTGGTGCCCTGGCTGGGAGAGGAGTTGCGCACTCTGGAGGGCTTCCGCCAGGTCTGCCAGACCCTCAACCAGGCCGGCCGGACCTGCAACGAAGAAGGCCTCAGGTTGGCCTACCACAACCACGACTTCGAGTTTGAGCCGGTCGAGGGCAAGATCCCCATGGACCTGATGCTGGAGGAATGCGATCCCGACTATGTCGACATCGAACTCGACCTCTTCTGGATCACCAAGGCCGGCAAGGACCCCCTCGACTACTTCCGCCGCTACCCGGGCCGCTTCAAGCTTTTCCACGTCAAGGACATGGACGACACTCCCCAGCAGGGATTCACCCCCGTCGGCCAAGGAATCATCGACTTCCCGCGCATCTTCAAAAAAATCCCCCAAGCCGGCACGGTCCACTACTTCGTCGAAAACGACCAACCCGGCGACGACCCCCTGGCCGACATCCGCGCCAGCTACCAGTACCTGAGGGATCTGGAGTTCTGA
- a CDS encoding GMC family oxidoreductase, with the protein MANVMQPKVWDAIVVGSGISGGWAAKELTEKGLETLVLEAGPPIDPGRDYVEHLPAWDLPYRGMLSPEDARTRHIQRLCGACEGWASKFFVNDLENPYSFDEDEPFHWIRGRQVGGRSIMWGRQVYRWSDLDFEANAKDGHGIDWPIRYRDIAPWYDHVERFIGVTGAAEGLDHLPDGQFLPPMDLNCVEHHVREQLLDKYGGERLLTIGRAAIITQSHNGRAACHYCGPCHRGCITGSYFSSLSSTLPAARATGRLNLRPYSVVRSLNFDPESGKASSVNIVDGITMQDIEIRGKIIFLCASALESARILLNSADSHFPDGLANSSGQLGRNLMDHIMGGGAVGTIEGWEDQEYFSQRPNGIYLARYRNVTRPHGDFLRGYAYQGGAFRPRWERGLVTPGFGVDFKNSLKEYGPWQMRLYGFGECLPNPDNRVTIDPDKKDRWGIPVLKISCKWRENERAMLNDMRESAAEMLDAAGAKGIVPFLENNAPGLTIHEMGTARMGRDPKTSVLNAYNQCHDVPNVFVTDGACMTSSANQNPSITYMALTARAADYAAKALANGEV; encoded by the coding sequence ATGGCCAATGTTATGCAGCCGAAGGTATGGGACGCGATCGTGGTCGGCTCGGGTATCTCGGGCGGATGGGCGGCAAAGGAACTCACCGAAAAAGGACTGGAAACGCTGGTCCTGGAAGCCGGCCCCCCCATCGACCCGGGACGCGACTACGTGGAGCACCTGCCTGCCTGGGACTTGCCTTATCGGGGCATGCTCAGCCCCGAGGACGCCCGCACCCGTCACATCCAGCGCCTCTGCGGCGCCTGCGAAGGCTGGGCCTCCAAGTTCTTCGTCAACGACCTCGAGAATCCCTACAGCTTCGATGAGGACGAGCCTTTTCACTGGATTCGGGGACGCCAGGTAGGCGGCCGTTCCATCATGTGGGGACGCCAGGTCTACCGCTGGAGCGACCTCGACTTCGAAGCCAACGCCAAAGACGGACATGGCATCGACTGGCCCATCCGCTACCGGGACATCGCCCCCTGGTACGACCACGTGGAGCGCTTCATCGGAGTGACGGGAGCCGCCGAAGGACTCGACCATCTTCCCGACGGGCAGTTCCTGCCTCCCATGGACCTCAACTGCGTCGAGCACCACGTGCGCGAGCAACTGCTGGACAAGTACGGCGGCGAGCGGCTGCTCACCATCGGACGCGCCGCCATCATCACCCAGAGCCACAACGGGCGCGCCGCCTGCCATTATTGCGGCCCCTGCCACCGCGGATGCATCACCGGCTCCTACTTCTCCAGCCTCAGTTCCACTCTTCCCGCGGCCCGCGCCACCGGACGCCTTAACCTGCGTCCCTACAGCGTCGTGCGCAGCCTCAATTTCGATCCTGAGAGCGGCAAGGCTTCAAGCGTCAACATCGTTGACGGCATCACCATGCAGGACATCGAGATCCGCGGCAAGATCATCTTCCTCTGCGCCTCGGCTCTGGAATCGGCCCGCATCCTGCTTAATTCCGCCGACAGCCATTTCCCCGACGGCCTGGCTAATTCCTCGGGTCAACTGGGACGCAACCTGATGGACCACATCATGGGCGGCGGAGCCGTGGGCACCATTGAAGGCTGGGAAGATCAGGAGTACTTTTCTCAGCGGCCCAACGGCATCTACCTGGCCCGCTACCGCAACGTCACCCGTCCTCACGGCGATTTTCTCAGAGGATACGCCTACCAGGGAGGAGCCTTCCGTCCCCGCTGGGAGCGCGGCCTGGTCACGCCCGGATTCGGCGTCGACTTCAAGAACAGCCTCAAGGAATACGGTCCCTGGCAGATGCGCCTCTACGGTTTCGGAGAATGCCTGCCCAATCCCGACAACCGGGTCACCATCGATCCCGACAAGAAGGACCGCTGGGGCATTCCCGTCCTCAAGATCTCCTGCAAATGGCGCGAGAACGAACGCGCCATGCTCAACGACATGCGCGAGTCGGCTGCCGAAATGCTGGATGCCGCGGGCGCCAAGGGCATCGTTCCCTTCCTCGAGAACAATGCGCCGGGGCTGACCATTCACGAGATGGGAACCGCCCGCATGGGACGCGATCCCAAGACTTCGGTGCTCAACGCCTACAACCAGTGCCACGACGTCCCCAACGTCTTCGTCACCGACGGCGCCTGCATGACCTCCTCCGCCAACCAGAACCCGTCCATCACCTACATGGCGCTGACGGCCCGAGCGGCCGACTACGCTGCAAAGGCGCTGGCCAACGGAGAAGTCTAA
- a CDS encoding VWA domain-containing protein, which produces MRLLNDRSGLRPATFWLALLTFTTGFACWSVAQSEQPAPMPENQQPIRVEAQTVRVPVVVLKDEDGETRLVTDLGRDNFIVYEDGQRQEVTSFTRGTEEPLTIVLLLEDSETVQYLKREVYRPAGMFVSQIMGNDDYAAIIAFDRKPHLLTDFTRNEQALLDQVRVIARNPPALSEGALFDAVKFTLVGGVLDNVQYKGLANVEGRTAVLLIASGIDGFSRINYGQARRIAANSGVPIYALGVGESLFVRYSQYMSGAQRIRFRQAQNQLRVLAEESGGRFYSVRFQGAYDSVLESIAAMLRFQYTLGYLPTRPLTTDEDEVERKIKVLVDLDGDGQPDEDGVELQYRQKYWIGEEVEYLPTSSQ; this is translated from the coding sequence ATGCGATTACTAAACGACCGATCAGGACTGAGGCCGGCAACCTTCTGGCTGGCGCTGCTGACCTTCACTACAGGATTCGCTTGCTGGAGCGTCGCCCAGTCTGAGCAGCCGGCCCCGATGCCGGAGAATCAGCAACCCATCCGGGTCGAAGCCCAAACGGTGCGGGTGCCTGTAGTGGTCTTGAAGGACGAGGACGGCGAGACACGCCTTGTCACCGACCTCGGCCGCGACAACTTCATCGTCTATGAAGACGGCCAACGCCAGGAGGTCACCAGCTTCACCCGGGGAACCGAGGAGCCCCTGACGATAGTCTTGCTTCTGGAAGACAGCGAGACCGTCCAATACCTCAAACGCGAGGTCTACCGGCCCGCCGGCATGTTCGTCTCCCAAATCATGGGCAATGACGATTACGCCGCCATCATCGCCTTTGATCGCAAGCCTCACCTGCTCACCGACTTCACCCGCAATGAACAAGCCTTGCTCGACCAGGTCCGCGTGATCGCCCGCAACCCGCCTGCGCTGAGCGAGGGGGCCCTCTTCGACGCCGTCAAGTTCACGCTGGTGGGCGGCGTTCTGGATAACGTCCAGTACAAAGGCCTGGCCAATGTGGAAGGCCGCACGGCCGTGCTTCTCATCGCCTCGGGCATCGACGGCTTCAGCCGCATCAACTACGGTCAAGCCCGCCGCATCGCCGCTAATTCAGGCGTTCCCATCTACGCTCTTGGAGTCGGCGAAAGCCTCTTCGTCCGCTACTCGCAATACATGAGCGGGGCTCAGAGAATCAGATTCCGCCAGGCCCAGAATCAACTGCGGGTGCTGGCCGAGGAGTCGGGAGGCCGCTTTTACAGCGTGCGCTTTCAGGGCGCCTACGACAGCGTCCTGGAGTCCATCGCGGCCATGCTGCGCTTCCAGTACACCCTGGGCTACCTGCCGACCCGTCCTCTGACAACCGACGAAGACGAGGTGGAACGAAAAATCAAGGTCCTAGTCGATTTGGACGGAGACGGACAGCCGGACGAGGATGGCGTCGAGTTGCAGTACCGCCAGAAATACTGGATCGGCGAAGAAGTCGAATACCTTCCCACCAGTTCCCAATAA
- the lpdA gene encoding dihydrolipoyl dehydrogenase, translating to MAETLEFDVVVLGGGPGGYAAAFRAADHGLKTAVVELREKPGGVCVYEGCIPSKALLHISELINEAKHAGEVFGVEFGKPKIDIDKVREFKDKVVTQMTGGAQQLAKSRKVEWILGRGSFKSSDVLAVEDEEGKTREVKYKHCIVATGSRSAMVPGIELESDRLMTSKEALELADVPKTLLVVGGGYIGLEMGSVYASLGSKVTVVEFMDNILPGVDKDLVRPLKKALDDQFEAIHLKSKVTGLKEVKGGIEVELEGEVEGKKKFEKVLVAVGRKPNSEDIGLDNTEVEVDDKGFIKINDRCRTSDPKIYAIGDVAGEPMLAHKANREGLVAADVIAGEPAAFDNVAIPAVVFTDPELAWAGITETEAKEEGIEIEVRRFPWAASGRAHSIGRPDGVTKIIFEPESGRVMGVGICGRGAGELIAEGTLAIEMAAVAEDLAATIHTHPTLSETIMEAAESFMGQATHIYRRK from the coding sequence ATGGCAGAGACGTTGGAATTCGATGTGGTGGTTTTGGGCGGAGGGCCAGGGGGGTATGCGGCGGCGTTTCGGGCAGCGGATCATGGGCTCAAGACGGCGGTGGTGGAATTGCGCGAGAAGCCGGGCGGGGTGTGTGTATATGAAGGGTGCATTCCCTCCAAGGCGCTGCTGCATATCTCCGAGCTGATCAACGAAGCCAAGCATGCCGGAGAGGTTTTCGGCGTCGAGTTCGGCAAGCCCAAGATCGATATCGACAAGGTGCGCGAATTCAAGGACAAGGTGGTCACCCAGATGACCGGCGGCGCCCAGCAGTTGGCCAAGTCGCGCAAGGTGGAATGGATTCTGGGACGGGGCAGCTTCAAGAGTTCCGATGTGTTGGCCGTGGAAGACGAAGAGGGCAAGACGCGGGAAGTCAAGTACAAGCACTGCATCGTGGCCACCGGGTCGCGCTCGGCCATGGTCCCCGGAATCGAACTGGAGAGCGACCGGTTGATGACCTCCAAAGAGGCTCTGGAGTTGGCCGATGTCCCCAAGACGCTGCTGGTGGTTGGAGGCGGCTACATCGGGCTGGAAATGGGTTCGGTTTACGCCTCGCTGGGCAGCAAGGTGACGGTGGTGGAATTCATGGACAACATTCTGCCGGGCGTGGACAAGGACTTGGTGCGGCCCCTCAAGAAGGCCCTCGACGATCAATTCGAAGCCATCCACCTCAAGAGCAAAGTGACGGGCTTGAAAGAGGTCAAGGGCGGCATCGAAGTCGAGCTCGAAGGCGAGGTTGAGGGCAAGAAAAAGTTCGAGAAAGTGCTGGTGGCCGTGGGACGCAAGCCCAATTCCGAAGACATCGGCCTGGACAACACCGAGGTCGAAGTCGACGACAAGGGCTTCATCAAGATCAACGACCGCTGCCGGACGTCCGATCCCAAGATCTACGCCATCGGCGACGTGGCCGGAGAACCCATGCTGGCCCATAAAGCCAACCGCGAAGGCCTGGTGGCCGCCGACGTCATCGCCGGCGAACCTGCGGCCTTCGACAACGTGGCCATTCCGGCGGTGGTCTTCACCGATCCTGAACTGGCCTGGGCGGGAATCACCGAGACGGAAGCCAAAGAAGAAGGCATCGAGATCGAAGTCCGCCGCTTCCCCTGGGCCGCCTCGGGACGCGCCCACAGCATCGGACGGCCCGACGGCGTCACCAAGATCATATTCGAGCCCGAGAGCGGACGCGTCATGGGCGTGGGCATTTGCGGCCGGGGCGCCGGCGAACTGATCGCCGAGGGCACGCTGGCCATCGAGATGGCCGCCGTGGCCGAAGACCTGGCCGCCACCATCCACACCCACCCCACCCTCTCGGAGACGATCATGGAAGCCGCCGAGTCCTTCATGGGACAGGCCACCCACATCTACCGCCGCAAGTAA
- a CDS encoding von Willebrand factor type A domain-containing protein — protein MNKYDDPRLTAYILGELEDDQRREFERLLEQDAGLRAELESLRAASDLLSQELADPPQLRLDPERREEILESAAPDQPWFILRYRQEAMALAASLVIALGLFVALPSTKEPAGEVDGFLDTTQSANSNEARPPAQVAEQMAQEARRTIPASDDSARPFPQRQDERRIAESQPDPAKLRTEDEGDRLTRKVSAPSEPKAEEREAETALDTAERFRQVVRKKDQDSASLSQLPESLMVRPVGGRSFDGPVEVRDLASGVVGGVPGGIITTLPDSPQPAPVDRESYSHIEENAFQRAVENPLSTFSIDVDTASYSNVRRFLQAGRRPPRDAVRIEELINYFRYEYPQPSGQHPFSVNTRLMTCPWQPRHYLLRVGLQGYSVDESQRPASNLVFLIDTSGSMASPNKLPLLQQAFRLLAQRLRPEDRVAIVTYAGSAGLVLPSTPGSRSEQIAQAIERLRSGGSTAGASGIRLAYQTARQHFIEDGINRVLLATDGDFNVGISSEGELVEMIEGERESGVFLTVLGFGGGNLQDSKMEQLANHGNGQYAYIDSLREAQKVLVEDMGGSLMTIAKDVKIQVEFNPLEVGAYRLIGYENRQLQAQDFNDDRKDAGEIGAGHSVTALYEIVPAGLESELPSVDGLRYQRPTVPTAEAAAGELATVKLRYKRPQESSSLLLQEIVPAYPLDWRAADTESRFAASVAVFGMLLRQSPHMGQADWNLADELAGSSIGYDPYGHRAEFLSLLRTSKHLLAPPQGQ, from the coding sequence ATGAATAAATACGACGACCCCCGCCTGACCGCTTATATCCTGGGCGAACTTGAAGACGACCAACGACGGGAATTCGAGCGCCTGCTGGAGCAGGATGCCGGCTTGCGAGCCGAGCTGGAATCCCTGCGCGCCGCTTCCGACCTGCTCTCCCAGGAACTGGCCGATCCCCCTCAACTGCGGCTGGACCCGGAGCGCCGGGAAGAGATTCTGGAATCGGCGGCCCCCGACCAGCCCTGGTTCATCTTACGGTACCGGCAGGAGGCTATGGCGTTGGCGGCCTCTCTGGTCATAGCCCTCGGGCTTTTTGTAGCCCTGCCCTCGACTAAGGAGCCCGCGGGTGAGGTCGACGGCTTTCTGGACACAACCCAGAGCGCGAACTCCAACGAAGCCCGGCCTCCGGCTCAGGTAGCGGAACAGATGGCCCAGGAAGCCCGGCGCACGATCCCTGCCTCGGATGATTCCGCCCGCCCCTTTCCCCAGCGCCAGGATGAGAGGCGCATCGCCGAATCCCAGCCTGATCCTGCCAAACTGCGGACTGAGGACGAAGGAGATCGCCTGACAAGGAAGGTTTCTGCGCCCAGTGAGCCGAAAGCGGAGGAACGAGAAGCGGAGACGGCCCTTGACACGGCTGAACGGTTCCGTCAAGTGGTCCGCAAAAAGGACCAAGACTCGGCCTCGCTTTCGCAGCTCCCCGAGTCGCTGATGGTCAGGCCTGTCGGTGGCCGGAGCTTCGACGGCCCCGTGGAAGTACGCGATCTCGCCTCCGGGGTAGTAGGAGGGGTGCCGGGCGGGATCATAACCACACTGCCCGACTCGCCGCAGCCGGCCCCGGTCGACCGCGAGAGCTATTCCCACATCGAGGAAAACGCCTTCCAGAGGGCGGTGGAGAATCCGCTTTCGACCTTCTCCATCGATGTCGACACGGCCTCTTATTCCAACGTGCGCCGCTTTCTCCAGGCGGGCCGCCGCCCGCCCCGCGACGCCGTGCGCATCGAAGAGCTGATCAACTACTTCAGATACGAATACCCGCAGCCGTCCGGCCAGCATCCCTTCTCGGTCAACACCAGGCTGATGACCTGTCCCTGGCAGCCCCGGCACTATCTGCTCAGGGTCGGATTGCAAGGCTATAGCGTCGACGAATCGCAGCGTCCCGCCTCCAACCTGGTTTTCCTGATCGACACCTCGGGATCGATGGCTTCGCCCAACAAGCTGCCCCTGCTTCAGCAGGCCTTCCGCCTCCTGGCCCAGCGCCTCCGTCCTGAAGATCGGGTGGCCATCGTCACCTACGCGGGATCGGCCGGATTGGTGCTTCCCTCCACTCCGGGCTCCCGCAGCGAGCAGATCGCGCAGGCCATCGAACGGCTGCGCAGCGGAGGCTCCACCGCCGGGGCCAGCGGCATCCGCCTGGCCTACCAGACGGCCCGCCAGCATTTCATCGAAGACGGAATCAACCGTGTGCTGCTGGCCACCGACGGCGATTTCAACGTCGGCATCAGCAGCGAGGGCGAATTGGTCGAGATGATCGAAGGCGAGCGCGAAAGCGGCGTCTTCTTGACCGTGCTGGGATTCGGCGGCGGCAACCTGCAGGACTCCAAGATGGAGCAACTGGCCAACCACGGCAACGGCCAGTACGCCTACATCGACTCCCTGCGCGAAGCCCAGAAGGTGCTGGTGGAAGACATGGGCGGCAGCCTCATGACCATCGCCAAGGACGTCAAGATACAGGTCGAGTTCAATCCCCTGGAAGTCGGCGCCTACCGTCTCATCGGTTACGAAAACCGCCAGTTGCAGGCCCAGGATTTCAACGACGACCGCAAGGACGCCGGAGAGATCGGCGCCGGACACTCGGTCACCGCTCTCTACGAGATCGTCCCGGCGGGCCTTGAGTCCGAATTGCCCTCGGTGGACGGCCTGCGCTACCAGCGCCCCACGGTCCCCACGGCGGAGGCGGCCGCGGGCGAACTGGCCACCGTCAAGCTGCGCTACAAGCGTCCGCAGGAGAGCAGCAGCCTGCTCTTGCAAGAAATCGTCCCCGCCTATCCGCTGGACTGGCGTGCGGCTGACACCGAATCGCGCTTCGCCGCCTCGGTGGCCGTCTTCGGCATGCTCCTGCGCCAATCGCCCCACATGGGCCAAGCCGACTGGAACCTGGCCGACGAACTGGCCGGCTCATCCATCGGCTACGATCCCTACGGCCACCGCGCCGAGTTCCTCTCCCTCCTGCGCACCTCCAAGCACCTGCTGGCCCCGCCCCAAGGCCAGTAG